The Methanocaldococcus infernus ME region TACAATGTTGTAGCCTTAACAGGCTTTGACACTGAGCCAGACAAGTTTTTAAGTGTTGCTAAAGAGCTGGCTAAGTTTGAAGAGGTTAAAAAACTCTTCACTTCAACAGGAGACCACATGATCATGGCAGAAATTTGGGCTAAGGATGGAAAAGAATTTTCAGATTTAATATTTAATAAGTTAGGAAAAATTGAAGGAATTAAAAAGATATGCCCAGCTATTATTTTAGAGCAGATAAAGTAAAGAAGTGATCACCTATGATTATGGAGAATATAAAAACCTATCTCTTATTAGGGCTTTTAGTTGGACTAATTTATTCTATTTGCCTACTTCTCCATATTCCTCCATTCTTTGCTATTATCATAGCTCTAATTCCAAATTTAATAGCCTATTTCTTTAGTGATAAGATAGTTTTAATGAGCTATGGAGCAAGGATCTTAGAGGAAGATGAACTTCCTTGGTTACATGACATTGTTAGAAGAGTGGCAAGAAAGGCAGGAATTCCCAAGCCAAAGGTTGCCTTAGTTCCTATCCAAACTCCTAATGCCTTTGCAACTGGAAGAAATCCTGAAAATGCTGTTGTTGCTGTAACTGAGGGAATTTTGCAACTACTAAGCCCAGAGGAGTTAGAGGGAGTTATTGGGCATGAGATTGGACATATTGTTAATAGAGATATTCTTATATCTACAATAGTAGCTACCTTAGCTGGAGCCATCACCTACATAGCTGAATGGTTCTTATGGTTTGGCTGGATGTTCAGAGGGGATGAAGAGGAAGGGAATCCTCTTGAATTTATAGCCTCAATCTTACTAATTATATTAGCCCCAATAGCAGCCACTTTAATACAGTTTGCCATCTCAAGGCAAAGAGAATTTTTAGCAGATGAGACTGGAGCTAAGCTAACCCATCCACTATGGTTAGCCAATGCCCTAAAAAAGCTTGAGGAAGGGGTTAAGGTTTACCCCTTAGAGCATGGAAATCCAGCAACAGCTCATTTATTTATAGTTAATCCCTTCAGAAGTGACTTTATAGCCAAGCTTTTCTCCACCCATCCACCAACAGAGGAGAGGATTAAGAGGTTATTGGAGTTGGCTAAGAGGCTTAGATATTATTAATTTTTGGTGATATTAAATGAAGACTGTCAAATTTAGAATTTATTATGATGGAGAATACTGGGTTGCTGAAGGAATTGATGTAAGTATATATACACAAGGAAAAAGTTTAGATGAATTAATGAAAAATCTTAAAGAGGCTGTTGAATTACACTTTGAAGATGATCTAAAGTCTGGAGAAAGTATAAAGATCCTCTCTTTTTCTGAGATAGAGGTGTCAGGTGTTGTCTAAACTTCCAGTTGTTGGTGGTAAGGAGTTAATAAAGTTTTTAAAGAGTTTAGGTTATGAAGTTGTCAGACAAAAAGGAAGTCATGTAAGATTAAGAAAAGAAACAGAATTTGGAACTCATAATATAACAATTCCTTATCATGATGAAATAGCAAAAGGAACATTAAATGCTATTTTAACTGATATTTCCAAGTGGAACAATATTTCAAAAGAAGAACTAATAAAAAAATTAAAGAATAAACATTAAATACTTTCTTGGTGCTAAGCTATGATTTTAATTATTGCTGAAAAACCAAGTGTAGCTAAAAAAATAGCTAATGCTCTTGGAAAGGCTAAGAAAAAGAAAATTTATGATGTCCCATATTATGAAGTTGACTATAATGGAAAGAAGATAGTGGTGGCAAGTGCTGTAGGCCATCTCTTCACATTGGTTGAGAAAAACAAGAGCTTTAGCTATCCAACATTTGAAATAAAATGGGCTCCTGCTTACATAGAGAAGGGAAAGAGCTATGTTAAAAACTATATTAGAGCTTTAAAAGAGCTTTCAAAGTATGCTGATGAAATTTATATAGCTACAGATTATGATATAGAAGGAGAGCTTATTGGCTACCATGCCTTAAAGTTTTGCTGTGGCAGAGATAAAGGAAAAAGAATGAAATTTTCTTCTTTAACTAAGAGAGAAATTATAAAAGCTTTTGAAAATCCAATAAGTATGGACTATGGCTTAGTAGATGCTGGAGAGAGTAGGCATATAGTAGATTGGTATTTTGGAATTAATTTATCAAGAGCTTTAATGCATGCAGTAAAGGCTTTAAATGATTGGAAAATTCTAAGCATTGGTAGGGTTCAGGGCCCAACACTCTATTTTTTAGCTGAGAGAGAAAAAGAAATTAAAGAATTTAAGCCTAAGCCATACTGGATTTTAGAAGCTTATCTTAAAAATCTAAAAGCTATTCATGAGAAAGAGAAATTTTGGGATGAGGAAGAGGCTAAGAAAATTTATGAGAAAGTGAAAGATGCTAAATATGGAGAAGTGGTTAAGGTTGAGAGAAGAGTAAGTAAGATAAAGCCTCCTGTTCCCTTTGACCTTGGAACTTTACAGAGAGAGGCTTACAACTATTTTAAATTCTCTCCTAAGAAGACTCAGGAAATTGCTCAGTCTTTGTATGAAAAAGGGTTATGTCTTCATCCAGACACTTTAATATTGTTACCAGATGGAGTTAAAAAAATTAAAGAGTTGAAAGAAGAGGGAGAAGTATTATGTTTGAATCATAACTTAAAGCTAACAAAATCAAGATATAAGCTTTTAAAAAGAACTGTGAGGGAAAAGTTAATAAAAATTACTTTGAATGATGGGACTGAACTCATCACAACAAGAGAGCATCCTATTTTAGTGTATAGAGATAAGCTATTATTTGTTCCATCAGAGAGATTAAAGGAGAAGGAACAGATAATAACTTTAGGACATCAAAATAAAGAGCTAAGTTTAGACAACTATTTAATTAATGAAGATTTAAAAAGAATCTCAGAAGGAGATGTCTATATTTCAAAAATTAAAAAAATTGAAGAAATTGAATATGAAGGAGAAGTCTATGATTTGGTAGTTGATAAGTTCCACAACTTTATAGCAAATGGAATAGTTGTTCATAACTGTTCCTATCCAAGAACATCATCCCAAAAACTACCAAAGGATTGGAGCTACTTGGAGAATATACTAAAAACTCTAAAAAACTCAGAATATTGGAAGTTTGCTGAGAGAATTATAGAAGAGAAGAGGAAACCAATAGAAGGAAAAAAGGATGATCCAGCACATCCAGCTATACATGTTGTAGATTATCCAAAGAATAAAGAAGAGCTGAGTAAGGAAGAGCTTAAAGTCTATGATCTAATAGCAAGAAGAACCTTATCAGCTTTCTGGGATGAGGTGGAAAGAGAGCATATAAATGCTAAGATATCAATAAATGATGAGCTCTTTAAAGCCTCTGGTTCTAAAACAGTAAAGGAAGGTTGGCATGTCATTTACCACTTTCCAACATTTGAAGAGCTTAACTTAAATTTAAAAGAGGGAGAAAAGGTTAAGGTAGAGAAGATAAAGTTAGTTAAAAAAGAGACTAAGCCACCTAAGAGATATACATTATCAAGTATCATTAAAGAGCTTGAAAAGAGGAACTTAGGGACTAAAGCTACAAGGGCTGAAATTGTAGATAAGTTAATTAAGAGAGGTTATATAAAAGTTAGTAAGAATGGCTCTTTAGAGGTTACTGACTTAGGAGCTTCAATAGTTGAAGTCTTTAAAAGATTCTGTCCTGAAATTGTTGATGAGAAATTAACAAGAGAGTTAGAGGATAAGTTAGAAAATATACAGATGAAGAAGATAAATAAAGACCTTGTCTTAGAGGAAGCTAAAAAAAGGTTAATAGAAGTGTTAAAAAAATTTAAGGAGAAAGAGGTTGAAATAGGGAAGAACTTAACCAATAAAGAAGTTGTAGGAACTTGCCCAAGATGTGGCTCTCCTTTAGTGGTTAAAGAAGGGAAATATGGGAAATTTATAGGTTGTACAAACTTTCCAAAGTGTAAATTTACCAAATCCTTAGAGTGATAAAGTGACAATAAAATACTTGGAGAGGGAGTATAGTGATGAAGAAATTTATGAGATCTTAGAAGAGCCTGTTAGAGTTTGGTTTAAAAGTAAATACAAGAGTTTTACACCTCCACAGAGATATGCTATAAAGGAGATACATGAAAAGAAAAATGTTTTAATTTGTTCTCCAACAGGTAGTGGGAAGACATTATCAGCCTTTTTAGCTGGAATTAATGAGCTAATAAAGTTGTCAATGGAGAAAAAGTTAGAGGATAAGGTTTATATCATTTATATATCTCCACTTAGAGCCTTAAATAATGACATAGAGAGAAATTTAAAAGAGCCTTTAAAAGAAATTTGTGAGACAGCTAAAAACTTAGGGATAGAGTTAGATGAGATTAGAGTAGCTGTAAGAACAAGTGATACAACAAGCCATCAGAAGCAGAAGATGTTAAAGAAGCCTCCACATATATTAATAACTACACCAGAGAGCTTAGCCATCTCTTTAAATTCACCTAAGTTCTCTCAGCTATTAAAGGATGTTAAATATGTCATAGTTGATGAGATACATGCACTAACAAATAAAAGAGGGGTTCACCTCTCTCTATCCTTGGAGAGGCTAAATAGAATATCAAATT contains the following coding sequences:
- a CDS encoding zinc metalloprotease HtpX yields the protein MIMENIKTYLLLGLLVGLIYSICLLLHIPPFFAIIIALIPNLIAYFFSDKIVLMSYGARILEEDELPWLHDIVRRVARKAGIPKPKVALVPIQTPNAFATGRNPENAVVAVTEGILQLLSPEELEGVIGHEIGHIVNRDILISTIVATLAGAITYIAEWFLWFGWMFRGDEEEGNPLEFIASILLIILAPIAATLIQFAISRQREFLADETGAKLTHPLWLANALKKLEEGVKVYPLEHGNPATAHLFIVNPFRSDFIAKLFSTHPPTEERIKRLLELAKRLRYY
- a CDS encoding type II toxin-antitoxin system HicA family toxin, which encodes MLSKLPVVGGKELIKFLKSLGYEVVRQKGSHVRLRKETEFGTHNITIPYHDEIAKGTLNAILTDISKWNNISKEELIKKLKNKH
- a CDS encoding DNA topoisomerase produces the protein MILIIAEKPSVAKKIANALGKAKKKKIYDVPYYEVDYNGKKIVVASAVGHLFTLVEKNKSFSYPTFEIKWAPAYIEKGKSYVKNYIRALKELSKYADEIYIATDYDIEGELIGYHALKFCCGRDKGKRMKFSSLTKREIIKAFENPISMDYGLVDAGESRHIVDWYFGINLSRALMHAVKALNDWKILSIGRVQGPTLYFLAEREKEIKEFKPKPYWILEAYLKNLKAIHEKEKFWDEEEAKKIYEKVKDAKYGEVVKVERRVSKIKPPVPFDLGTLQREAYNYFKFSPKKTQEIAQSLYEKGLCLHPDTLILLPDGVKKIKELKEEGEVLCLNHNLKLTKSRYKLLKRTVREKLIKITLNDGTELITTREHPILVYRDKLLFVPSERLKEKEQIITLGHQNKELSLDNYLINEDLKRISEGDVYISKIKKIEEIEYEGEVYDLVVDKFHNFIANGIVVHNCSYPRTSSQKLPKDWSYLENILKTLKNSEYWKFAERIIEEKRKPIEGKKDDPAHPAIHVVDYPKNKEELSKEELKVYDLIARRTLSAFWDEVEREHINAKISINDELFKASGSKTVKEGWHVIYHFPTFEELNLNLKEGEKVKVEKIKLVKKETKPPKRYTLSSIIKELEKRNLGTKATRAEIVDKLIKRGYIKVSKNGSLEVTDLGASIVEVFKRFCPEIVDEKLTRELEDKLENIQMKKINKDLVLEEAKKRLIEVLKKFKEKEVEIGKNLTNKEVVGTCPRCGSPLVVKEGKYGKFIGCTNFPKCKFTKSLE
- a CDS encoding type II toxin-antitoxin system HicB family antitoxin, yielding MKTVKFRIYYDGEYWVAEGIDVSIYTQGKSLDELMKNLKEAVELHFEDDLKSGESIKILSFSEIEVSGVV
- a CDS encoding Lrp/AsnC family transcriptional regulator translates to MDEKDLKIINLLLENGRMSYTDIAKKLGTSESSIRKRVRKLEEMGVIKGYTAIIDPSKIGYNVVALTGFDTEPDKFLSVAKELAKFEEVKKLFTSTGDHMIMAEIWAKDGKEFSDLIFNKLGKIEGIKKICPAIILEQIK